GCACGAACTTGAGCATGTTTATTAACAGTCATTGCAATTCCGTTTCCGCTTCCGCAAATTACAATTCCTAAATCAGCTTTACCTTCTGTAACATCAGTAGCTACTGGATGTCCAAAATCAGGATAATCAACACTATCAACTGAATCAGTTCCGTAATTGGTTATTTGATGTCCTTTTGCGATAAGCATTTCAACAATTGCCTTTTTGTAATCTGGTCCGGCGTGATCGTTTCCTATTGAAATTTTCATTTTGTATGTTTTAAGTTGTGTGTTGCAAATTTAGAGAAACTATTCAACTATTAAGGAGTAAATACCGCTAAGTTTGTTGCCTAAAATTGATTGTTATAAACACTATTTTCAGGCCATTTTTATAATATTATTTAAAGACTTAGTAATGAAATATTTAGCAGTTATTAACAATTTTAATAAGTGTATAAATACTTGTAAATCAGTGTAAAAAGTAATATTAAAATGTTAAAATTTTGCATTGTTAATACCAAAATGCAAATGCTTGATATTCAGATAACTTTAAATTAACATAAAATGTTCATAACTTGAGATAGAAAATAAGAACTATTTTTTGGTTAAATGAAAAAAATAACTAATCCAAAACTGACTTATTAATTCCTAATTTAGTTTGATGAATTTTTAGAAAAGTTATCAATACTCAAAAGTACTTTATTAACTAATTTTAAAAAATTACTTATTTACAAATTCAATTCATTTGTAATTATCAACCGTTGTTAATTAAAAATAGAAACTATTTTAAAATCAATAGATTAATATAATATAAGTATGTTGATAAGTCTAAATAACATCTTAAAACTGATTTTCAATATCATTTTTAAAAAATTTATTGCCATTATTAACACACTATAATAACAACCAAGAAGGATTTAAAATTTAATTTTTCTTTTTGTTTATTTAAATATATGTTCACAACTTTGAAAAAAGAAAATTCAAAAATTTTTAAAATTGATCTCAAACGATTTTCAAATTGTTGTTCAAGTGATCCAAAAGAGCTTGCACTTTTTCAAAATCGTTTTGATGAATTTTGAGTTTGATTCCGCCGTAGGCAAAACTGCTAAACGGATCGACTGCTACGAGATTTTCGTTTTCGAAAAAAAAAGCAATTGCTTCTTGCTCTAATAAATGTTTGATGACCACAATTTCGTGAGCATAATTGAAAATGGCAATCGTTTTAAATGCTTCCATTGGTATAGTTTTTATAAAGATACAACTATTACGTAAAGTTATATTTTATTTAAATCTAGCGCTATTTTAGTGATAACACTTTAGTATTTCGTAATTTTAGACTTTTAAGAACAAGATTTATGAGTAAAAGATTAAGAAAGCCGATAAAGAAAGGGAAAGATTTCACGGATAAAATATTAAAAATACTATCTCAAAGTGCTAATAAAGCATTCAATTATAAACAAATAGGAGCCAAGCTAGAACTTGATGATACAGAGAGTAGAAATCAAATTATAAAAGATTTAAAAATTTTAGCCTCGCAAAACAAGATTATTGAGTCGGAACCAGGTAAATTTTTGGTAAAAGCTGCTAGTCAAGATTATTACGAAGGTAAAATTGACATGACTGGTCGTAAAACAGCCTTTTTTGTTTGTCCAGATCTTGAGGATGATGTTTTTATTCCTACCGCAAACTTGAATCATGCTTTAGATAAAGATATCGTAAAAGTATATGTGTACAACCGCAGAAAAGGAAAACGTCCTGAAGGTGAAGTTATTGAAGTCATAGAACGACACAAAACAGATTTTGTAGGCGTAATTGATATCCAAGCTAATTTTGCTTTTGTCTCTACTGCTAATCCAAAAATGTATACTGATATTTTTATTCCAAAGGATAAAATAGGAGAGGCGGAGCAAGGTGATGTAGTTTTGGTGCATATTGAAGATTGGCCAAAACGTGCTGATAGTCCGTTTGGGACTGTTGTAAAAGTTTTAGGTAAACCAGGCGAACATGATACGGAGATTCACGCGATTTTGGCTGAATACGGTTTGCCATCAGAGTTTCCTATTGAAGTTGAAACTTATGCACAAAAAATAGATACTTCGATTACGGAAGAAGAAATTGCCAATCGTCGTGATATGCGTGATACATTGACCTTTACCATAGATCCAAAAGATGCTAAAGATTTTGATGATGCACTATCATTCAAACAATTAGAAAATGGTAATTACGAAATTGGAATTCACATTGCTGATGTATCGTATTATTTAGAAGAAGGAACCATCCTTGACGATGAAGCTTATCAACGTGCTACATCGGTTTATTTAGTGGATAGAGTAGTACCTATGTTGCCTGAGGTGTTGTCAAACTTTGCGTGTTCCTTGCGTCCGCATGAAGAGAAATATACTTTTTCGGCCATATTTGAAATTACTGATAAAGCGCAAGTTGTAAACCAGTGGTTTGGTCGAACCGTAATTTACTCGGATCAACGTTTTGCTTATGAAGAAGCGCAACACATCATAGAAACGAAACAAGATGTTATTCCCGTTGAAATTTCGATCACTGGAGCATCTTATCAAGTTCCTGCAGAAATTGTTGCAGCAACGCTTAAAATGGACGAAATAGCTAAGATTTTTAGAAAAAAGAGAATGGCTGATGGTGCCATCTCTTTTGACAAAGTCGAAGTAAAATTCAACTTAGACGATGCGGGTGAACCACAAGGAGTTTACTTTAAAGTTTCAAAAGATGCCAATCATTTGATTGAAGAGTTTATGCTTTTGGCAAATAAAAAAGTAGCAGAATACATTGGTAAACAAAAGAAAACCTTTATTTATAGAATCCATGATGAGCCTAATGAAGACAAATTAATAGCCATGCAAACCGTAATTGCTAAGTTTGGTTACAAAATTGATTTCAGAAACAAAGGCGATATTTCGAAATCTTTGAATCAATTAATGGCGGATGTTAATGGTAAAAAAGAGCAAAATTTAATTGATACACTGGCTATTAGAAGTATGAGTAAAGCCAAATATTCTACTGATAACATTGGTCATTACGGACTTGCTTTTGATTATTATTCTCATTTTACATCGCCAATACGTCGTTATCCAGATGTTATGGTGCACCGTTTGTTACAGTTTTACCTTGATGGAGGAAAATCAGTAGATGAAGAAACGTATGAAACCAAATGTTTACATTCCTCAACTATGGAAGGTTTGGCAACCAATGCGGAACGTGATTCTATCAAATACATGCAAGTAAAATACATGCAAGATCATCAGGATCAAGAGTTTTTGGGTGTGATTTCGGGTGTGACAGAATGGGGAATTTATGTTGAAATTATCGAAAATAAATGCGAAGGAATGGTTCGTATTCGAGACATACGTGATGATTATTACACTTTCGATGAAAAACAATATGCATTAACAGGAGCAACTTCTGGTAAGATATTGCAATTAGGAGATGAAATTTTCGTTAAAGTTAAAAATGCCGATTTAGTTAAAAAACAATTGGATTTTAATTTTTTAAGAAGAGTTAGTGAACCTATTAAGTAAAAAAAAATGAAATCAAAGATTCAAGAATACCAAAAAAGTAATTTTAAAAATTGGACTA
This portion of the Flavobacterium sp. CECT 9288 genome encodes:
- the rpiB gene encoding ribose 5-phosphate isomerase B, which translates into the protein MKISIGNDHAGPDYKKAIVEMLIAKGHQITNYGTDSVDSVDYPDFGHPVATDVTEGKADLGIVICGSGNGIAMTVNKHAQVRAALCWTKEIAVLARQHNDANIISIPARFTSIPQVLEMVEAFITTDFEGGRHQNRVNKIACP
- a CDS encoding DUF2007 domain-containing protein is translated as MEAFKTIAIFNYAHEIVVIKHLLEQEAIAFFFENENLVAVDPFSSFAYGGIKLKIHQNDFEKVQALLDHLNNNLKIV
- the rnr gene encoding ribonuclease R is translated as MSKRLRKPIKKGKDFTDKILKILSQSANKAFNYKQIGAKLELDDTESRNQIIKDLKILASQNKIIESEPGKFLVKAASQDYYEGKIDMTGRKTAFFVCPDLEDDVFIPTANLNHALDKDIVKVYVYNRRKGKRPEGEVIEVIERHKTDFVGVIDIQANFAFVSTANPKMYTDIFIPKDKIGEAEQGDVVLVHIEDWPKRADSPFGTVVKVLGKPGEHDTEIHAILAEYGLPSEFPIEVETYAQKIDTSITEEEIANRRDMRDTLTFTIDPKDAKDFDDALSFKQLENGNYEIGIHIADVSYYLEEGTILDDEAYQRATSVYLVDRVVPMLPEVLSNFACSLRPHEEKYTFSAIFEITDKAQVVNQWFGRTVIYSDQRFAYEEAQHIIETKQDVIPVEISITGASYQVPAEIVAATLKMDEIAKIFRKKRMADGAISFDKVEVKFNLDDAGEPQGVYFKVSKDANHLIEEFMLLANKKVAEYIGKQKKTFIYRIHDEPNEDKLIAMQTVIAKFGYKIDFRNKGDISKSLNQLMADVNGKKEQNLIDTLAIRSMSKAKYSTDNIGHYGLAFDYYSHFTSPIRRYPDVMVHRLLQFYLDGGKSVDEETYETKCLHSSTMEGLATNAERDSIKYMQVKYMQDHQDQEFLGVISGVTEWGIYVEIIENKCEGMVRIRDIRDDYYTFDEKQYALTGATSGKILQLGDEIFVKVKNADLVKKQLDFNFLRRVSEPIK